Proteins found in one Nitrosopumilus maritimus SCM1 genomic segment:
- a CDS encoding N-6 DNA methylase, producing MGSIHQQTESEIRKKYISKLSIEYGFDEKNIRLDVPVQLGLKRFIADAIIYQDDRPFVLVEIKTDLTLNFEQAKNTLEQMSSVLGNNFVILTNGYYDICYEIEKSSKQIKFNEIPDIPALSKDKRTKKNPPQLELNEPEPFFYGIFESLQNDPRLLHVTEKEIVDDLHKIIGAKIFDEKNSGTSLFFARKNDSYLKIVSRLEELLHQINSKENNFIFDLDFKLPHDLISKIVFKLQKYSLTKSQLKNMPLGFSQGILSKSTGAYLTPDAISEFMSHLFKINSKMKVLDLACGSGAFLVNAGKFGASVVGVDANRQIANIAKINCYLNGIKNASVICADSLGPLENLAKMSSGNIQTNSFDLVLTHPPFGLRLTKDYANFSMLTISGNRFMESLFIERSWELLKEGGKLIIILPEGITSNKSTRKIREFITTNFKVLGIISLPDYAFFPYSSIKTTILVLEKLGPKIISNSYMIFTAYAKNLGYDKQGILAKESDFSKILEDFNKFLQTNKGSKFDQNLNSDLRLDENYFQNTSDLGNQTNMCMLKDIADITIGVKNSKLKKDTKYLLVKGQQIKDFEVDLSNASEVGVEFSIEKYLLQKGDIAITRSGTVGNVGLCNKDANVIFSDNIIRIRINSDKIISQYLASFLYSELGQRQIRQCTTGSTIRGISLSNLEKIQIPLISISKQHKIANDLKKILDAKSELNHLIKNLENSKTSLSKNVEKTIEELLN from the coding sequence GTGGGCAGTATACACCAACAAACTGAATCAGAAATACGCAAAAAGTATATTTCTAAACTGAGTATTGAATATGGGTTTGACGAAAAAAACATTCGACTCGATGTTCCTGTACAATTAGGGCTAAAACGATTCATCGCTGATGCCATTATTTATCAAGATGATCGACCATTTGTCTTGGTTGAAATCAAAACTGATCTGACCCTAAATTTTGAACAGGCAAAAAACACACTGGAACAAATGTCTTCTGTTTTGGGAAATAATTTTGTAATTCTTACAAATGGTTATTATGACATATGCTACGAAATAGAAAAATCCTCAAAACAAATCAAATTTAATGAGATTCCTGATATTCCTGCACTATCAAAAGATAAACGAACTAAGAAAAATCCTCCTCAATTGGAATTAAATGAACCTGAACCATTTTTCTATGGTATTTTTGAATCTCTGCAAAATGATCCAAGATTGCTTCATGTTACTGAAAAAGAAATTGTTGATGATCTTCATAAAATAATTGGCGCAAAAATTTTTGATGAAAAAAATTCTGGTACCTCATTATTTTTTGCAAGAAAAAACGACTCTTATCTTAAAATTGTTTCTAGACTTGAAGAACTCCTTCATCAAATCAATTCAAAAGAAAATAATTTTATCTTTGATCTTGATTTTAAATTACCTCATGATTTGATTTCCAAAATTGTCTTTAAACTTCAAAAATATTCTTTAACAAAATCTCAATTAAAAAATATGCCATTAGGATTTTCACAAGGCATTTTGTCTAAATCGACTGGTGCTTATTTGACTCCTGATGCTATTTCTGAGTTTATGAGCCATCTGTTTAAAATTAATTCTAAAATGAAAGTTTTAGATTTGGCTTGTGGCAGTGGGGCGTTTCTTGTTAATGCAGGAAAATTTGGTGCTTCAGTTGTTGGTGTTGATGCCAACCGACAAATAGCCAATATCGCTAAAATAAACTGCTATTTGAATGGCATCAAAAATGCTTCTGTTATCTGTGCTGACAGTCTTGGACCTCTTGAGAATTTGGCAAAAATGTCTTCTGGCAACATTCAAACAAATTCCTTTGATCTTGTTTTAACCCACCCACCTTTCGGATTACGTTTAACCAAGGATTATGCCAATTTTTCAATGCTAACTATTTCTGGGAATAGGTTCATGGAATCGTTGTTCATTGAAAGAAGTTGGGAATTGTTAAAAGAAGGTGGAAAATTAATTATTATTCTACCTGAGGGTATTACTTCCAACAAATCTACTCGAAAAATAAGAGAATTTATCACTACAAATTTCAAAGTTCTAGGAATTATCAGCTTGCCTGATTATGCCTTTTTTCCTTATTCCTCCATAAAAACAACTATTCTGGTTCTAGAAAAATTAGGGCCAAAAATCATCTCCAATTCTTATATGATATTTACCGCCTATGCAAAAAATTTGGGTTATGACAAACAAGGAATTCTTGCTAAAGAAAGTGATTTCTCAAAAATTTTAGAAGATTTTAACAAATTTTTACAAACAAACAAAGGTTCTAAATTTGATCAAAATCTAAATTCTGATTTACGTCTAGATGAAAATTATTTCCAGAATACTAGTGATTTAGGAAACCAAACAAACATGTGTATGTTAAAAGATATTGCAGACATTACTATTGGTGTTAAGAACAGTAAACTCAAAAAAGATACAAAATACCTTTTGGTCAAAGGTCAACAAATCAAAGACTTTGAAGTAGATTTATCAAATGCATCTGAAGTTGGGGTTGAATTTTCTATTGAAAAATATTTGTTACAAAAAGGTGATATTGCAATAACTCGTTCTGGTACTGTTGGTAATGTCGGATTATGTAATAAGGATGCTAATGTAATCTTTAGTGATAATATAATACGTATAAGAATTAATTCAGATAAAATAATTTCTCAATATCTTGCATCATTTCTATATTCTGAATTAGGCCAAAGACAAATTAGACAATGCACCACCGGAAGTACAATTCGTGGCATCAGTCTAAGTAATCTTGAAAAAATACAAATCCCATTAATTTCAATTTCTAAACAACACAAAATTGCAAATGATTTGAAAAAAATTCTTGATGCTAAATCTGAACTTAACCATCTAATAAAGAACTTGGAAAATTCAAAAACATCTCTATCAAAAAATGTAGAAAAAACTATTGAGGAGTTACTAAATTGA
- a CDS encoding tyrosine-type recombinase/integrase, protein MQSFLLKNKSKKSFLEGIQSLQFSTRENYQAGINRFEEFCKFAYDGRDINEIIKELKRIPFEQRDQAYFDVLQDFVNWLENQKLASATVKMYYQIATYYCSYNGIRAHPIDLKHNIKKPKKIKEKLHPLSKDEILKLFEFTPKSRLMLYLVLIGTGMRIQETVSLKKADFDFSLKRIKIEIPGKYTKTRVSHTTFVSKEAEKMLKPHLESLSENTLVFATNSYPFHAKMTEIEAFARYRKRAGLTEKYTSVNRHKFTLHSFRSYFFTRARRIHDTDIAHAMVGHVTYLDMYDRKDDDEKLELFLKVEPSLKIF, encoded by the coding sequence TTGCAATCCTTTCTCTTAAAGAACAAATCAAAAAAGTCATTCCTGGAGGGAATTCAATCCTTACAATTCTCGACTCGAGAAAATTATCAGGCAGGAATTAACAGATTTGAGGAATTTTGTAAATTTGCCTATGATGGAAGAGACATCAATGAAATCATAAAAGAACTCAAAAGAATTCCATTTGAGCAACGTGATCAAGCCTATTTTGACGTATTACAGGATTTTGTGAATTGGCTTGAAAATCAAAAATTAGCAAGTGCTACAGTCAAAATGTATTATCAAATTGCAACATACTATTGTAGTTACAATGGAATTCGTGCACACCCAATAGACCTTAAACACAATATCAAAAAACCAAAGAAGATCAAAGAAAAATTACACCCATTATCAAAAGACGAAATTCTCAAACTCTTTGAATTTACTCCAAAATCCAGACTGATGTTGTATCTAGTTCTAATTGGAACTGGTATGCGAATTCAAGAGACGGTCTCTTTGAAAAAAGCTGATTTTGATTTTAGTTTAAAGAGAATTAAAATCGAAATTCCTGGAAAATATACAAAGACCAGAGTATCTCACACCACCTTTGTTTCTAAAGAAGCTGAAAAAATGTTAAAACCTCATTTAGAATCATTATCTGAAAATACTCTTGTATTTGCTACAAATTCTTATCCATTTCATGCTAAAATGACAGAGATTGAAGCATTTGCAAGATATAGAAAAAGAGCAGGTCTAACTGAAAAATACACTTCAGTAAATCGTCATAAATTTACACTCCATTCATTTCGTTCCTATTTCTTTACTAGGGCAAGACGAATTCATGATACTGATATTGCTCACGCCATGGTCGGGCATGTCACATACTTGGATATGTATGACAGAAAAGATGATGATGAAAAATTGGAATTATTTCTTAAAGTAGAACCTTCTCTCAAGATTTTTTGA
- a CDS encoding DUF5343 domain-containing protein, with product MVNYPPYVNGYGLLPNLFNAIKTANVPTKFNRDFVSTMLGLKSSSYNAMIPFMKNLGFLDQGNVPTQHYRDYRDESLGKKIMAQRVKEAYGELFTANEYAHRLTKEQVAAKLRTILGVGEDDKTVIVVAATFAELCTLGDFEGSEITKNENGETENLPDIIRSSPVSSKIGLNYTINLNLPATTDIEVFNAIFKSLKEHILNE from the coding sequence ATGGTTAACTATCCTCCTTATGTTAATGGATATGGTCTTTTACCAAATTTGTTTAATGCTATAAAAACTGCCAACGTTCCAACTAAATTTAATCGAGATTTTGTTTCTACAATGTTAGGACTAAAATCTTCAAGTTATAATGCTATGATCCCCTTTATGAAAAATCTGGGATTTTTAGATCAAGGAAATGTTCCTACTCAACACTATCGAGATTATAGAGATGAAAGTTTGGGGAAAAAAATCATGGCACAGAGAGTAAAAGAAGCATATGGTGAGTTATTTACTGCTAATGAATATGCTCATAGATTAACCAAAGAACAAGTTGCAGCAAAACTTAGAACAATTCTTGGTGTTGGTGAAGACGATAAAACAGTAATTGTTGTAGCTGCAACATTTGCTGAATTATGTACTCTGGGAGATTTTGAAGGTAGTGAAATTACTAAAAATGAAAATGGAGAAACAGAAAATCTTCCTGATATCATTAGATCTTCTCCTGTATCTTCAAAGATTGGATTAAACTATACCATTAATCTTAATTTGCCTGCAACAACAGACATCGAAGTTTTTAATGCTATCTTCAAAAGTTTGAAGGAACATATTCTAAATGAGTGA
- a CDS encoding Swt1 family HEPN domain-containing protein, producing MSEKFSEKIRNYGMRNFMLETELAKLEQRGIEIGHINTVKKDENVDPELFDSDIRKSAKRMADFYVVYFSLENSVRRLIKETLTEKYGKDWWEKGIPKGIKDNVKQIQEDEKDSVMAIRSADDPLTYTNFGELIPIIESQWDLFSDRLRGKKAMQQILSQFNKTRNLIAHSCELEPDEVTRLELLVKDWQRIQT from the coding sequence ATGAGTGAAAAATTTTCTGAAAAAATTCGAAACTATGGAATGCGTAATTTTATGCTAGAAACAGAATTAGCAAAACTAGAACAACGTGGGATTGAGATTGGTCATATAAACACTGTCAAAAAAGATGAAAATGTAGATCCTGAATTATTTGATTCGGATATTAGAAAAAGTGCAAAAAGAATGGCTGATTTTTACGTGGTCTATTTTTCCTTAGAAAATTCTGTGAGGAGATTAATTAAAGAAACTTTGACAGAAAAATATGGGAAAGATTGGTGGGAAAAAGGTATTCCTAAAGGAATCAAAGATAATGTCAAACAAATTCAAGAGGATGAAAAAGATTCTGTAATGGCTATTCGTTCTGCTGATGACCCATTAACTTATACGAATTTTGGAGAATTAATTCCAATAATAGAATCTCAATGGGATCTGTTTTCAGATCGATTAAGGGGGAAAAAAGCAATGCAGCAAATCCTTTCTCAATTCAATAAAACTAGAAATTTAATTGCACATAGTTGTGAATTGGAACCTGATGAGGTCACTCGTTTAGAATTACTTGTAAAAGATTGGCAGAGAATCCAAACCTGA
- a CDS encoding lamin tail domain-containing protein: MNQTLHIVFFIFLLVGVIVPAYAQTAENVVINEVDINPPGDDSKSISEWVELYNPTDSEIDLSGWQIASTTVLKKTMTIGSGTTIEPGQFLTFSYQSVWFTDINESVELRDENGIVIDKTPILSDIKNDFTSWQRIYDGYDLDNPDDWKFVTSTSGSTNGKLVQEQKQDEISLSLSSDKSFYLFGETAVIEGSVSKAVFVEKPFFQPEVITVKISGPNFDKTLTLYPDLNKNFKTTLGLQKVLGINEGDYTINASYAGSTVNTSFSVGYEITEEQVQQDSFLNLNTDKTQYIPGQMVSITGTATDIVEFQGMKFTVTNSEGTIVYNGNLFPVNGQFKTSIFLSTVNPVYGTYEIIGEYVDKSVITTFEVIEDAKETVPISLWTNKDVYGTGEVVTITGRLNDVWVASLDLEIVQTKNLALGTGSQLGGGNVLKILDVVRIDGDGKFKYSFTIPDVDTRLGDYKIKVSKDIGSAKKTVMVVKEPENFVPITDPLIVTTNKLVYDFTLDKELVIRGQIKNPVDRTSFETPTVLISFKDENGKPLSIIGVPEGVNQGAAGGTGSVTAKYQFTAIPESGGTFSVTADISRGIFSEGTYTITAQYLDLTSTTSFDIVDDLAGGGVVSLDKDVYGLGEQVVVSGIIPTSDRSVTISVTRPDGTKTTYGEAVDNQRFSWSWTTPVSERYQTLKSDGERGVTFSNFGIYKIKVAGDTYSKDLLFKVSTDPENDSLSATPLFITTDKSLYQAGDKLKVIGNVIPRDQGDEGLVVPDRVTIKVLDGTFPYKQIHEASVYPKQGGEFSSLFELPATIFSEGMYTVKAIYSTKQVTSTFSVANDFTFGIDEPVSLLASTDKSEYYPGDTVIISGKPNKLIYLEAYDVSIIKKSDTEITCGSFICGTHVGQVKSIRPSPSGSFTHEFPIKNTLSSIGTYEVTIDADFETKHIRFNVVEEPLAPKLETVIEKENRIPDKTISVSTPEKTVDDATFAPRVVSGSLLTPIKDEASNVNLKVSSESGVCIIGPDADCLVSESTRKPGQIYDVVEVDGMSLNVRYSGPDVRLEKFSILPESSESFLPDSDWNVEILKDEQVSRFYYKVTYKTIE, translated from the coding sequence ATGAATCAGACTCTGCATATTGTATTTTTCATATTCTTACTTGTAGGGGTAATTGTTCCTGCATATGCTCAAACCGCAGAAAATGTTGTGATTAACGAAGTTGATATTAATCCTCCTGGCGATGATTCAAAATCCATTTCTGAGTGGGTTGAACTTTACAATCCTACTGATTCTGAAATTGATTTGAGTGGGTGGCAAATTGCGTCAACAACTGTTCTAAAGAAAACTATGACAATTGGCTCTGGAACTACTATTGAACCTGGACAATTTTTAACTTTTTCTTATCAAAGTGTTTGGTTTACTGACATCAATGAATCTGTTGAATTACGAGATGAAAATGGAATTGTAATTGATAAGACTCCAATACTCTCAGATATTAAAAATGACTTTACATCTTGGCAAAGGATCTATGATGGTTATGATTTGGACAATCCTGATGATTGGAAATTTGTAACATCTACCTCTGGTTCTACTAATGGAAAACTAGTACAAGAACAAAAACAAGATGAAATTTCTCTTTCTCTTTCTTCAGATAAATCATTTTACTTGTTTGGAGAAACTGCTGTAATTGAAGGAAGTGTTTCTAAAGCAGTATTTGTTGAGAAACCATTCTTTCAACCTGAAGTAATTACTGTAAAAATTAGTGGTCCTAATTTTGACAAAACATTAACTTTGTACCCTGATCTAAACAAAAATTTTAAAACAACTTTGGGGCTGCAAAAAGTTTTAGGAATCAATGAAGGCGATTACACAATAAATGCATCTTATGCAGGATCAACTGTTAATACGTCATTCTCAGTGGGATATGAAATTACTGAAGAACAAGTACAACAAGACAGTTTTCTCAATTTGAACACTGACAAAACTCAATACATTCCCGGTCAAATGGTTTCAATTACCGGTACTGCTACCGATATTGTTGAATTTCAGGGGATGAAATTCACTGTTACTAATTCTGAGGGTACAATTGTGTATAATGGAAATTTGTTTCCTGTAAATGGTCAATTTAAAACCAGTATTTTCTTGTCAACTGTAAATCCTGTATATGGTACTTATGAAATAATTGGTGAATATGTTGACAAATCTGTAATCACAACATTTGAAGTAATAGAAGATGCAAAAGAAACTGTTCCAATATCTCTGTGGACTAATAAGGATGTTTATGGAACTGGTGAAGTAGTAACCATAACTGGAAGACTAAATGATGTGTGGGTTGCTTCCCTTGATTTAGAAATAGTACAAACAAAGAATCTTGCTTTGGGCACTGGCAGCCAACTTGGTGGTGGTAATGTTCTAAAAATTCTTGATGTTGTCCGAATTGACGGTGATGGTAAATTCAAGTATTCTTTTACAATTCCTGATGTGGATACTCGATTAGGTGATTATAAAATCAAAGTTTCTAAAGATATTGGCTCTGCAAAAAAGACTGTCATGGTAGTAAAAGAACCTGAAAACTTTGTCCCAATCACTGATCCACTAATTGTTACAACAAACAAGCTTGTTTATGATTTCACTTTGGATAAAGAACTCGTAATCCGTGGTCAAATAAAGAACCCTGTAGATCGAACAAGTTTTGAAACTCCTACCGTGTTAATTTCATTTAAAGATGAAAACGGTAAACCCCTTTCTATTATTGGTGTTCCTGAGGGTGTTAATCAGGGAGCTGCTGGCGGCACAGGTAGTGTGACTGCAAAATATCAGTTCACTGCAATACCTGAATCTGGTGGAACATTTTCTGTAACTGCTGACATTAGTAGAGGTATATTTTCTGAAGGTACGTACACTATAACTGCACAATATCTTGATCTTACTTCAACAACTTCGTTTGATATTGTTGATGACTTAGCAGGCGGAGGTGTGGTATCTCTTGATAAAGATGTTTATGGTTTAGGTGAACAGGTGGTTGTTAGTGGTATTATTCCGACAAGTGATCGTTCTGTAACTATTTCTGTTACAAGACCTGATGGTACAAAAACCACATATGGCGAAGCTGTTGATAACCAAAGATTCTCTTGGTCTTGGACTACCCCTGTTTCAGAACGATATCAAACGCTGAAATCTGACGGTGAACGTGGTGTTACATTTTCAAATTTCGGTATTTATAAAATCAAAGTAGCAGGTGATACATACAGCAAAGATTTACTATTCAAAGTATCTACTGATCCTGAAAATGATTCTTTATCTGCCACCCCTCTTTTTATAACTACAGACAAATCTCTGTACCAAGCAGGAGATAAACTCAAAGTAATTGGAAATGTTATTCCTCGTGATCAAGGTGATGAGGGATTAGTAGTTCCCGACCGTGTAACTATCAAAGTTTTGGATGGAACATTCCCGTACAAGCAAATTCATGAAGCATCTGTTTACCCAAAACAAGGTGGTGAATTTTCAAGCTTGTTTGAGTTACCTGCAACTATCTTTAGTGAGGGCATGTATACTGTAAAAGCAATTTATTCCACAAAGCAAGTAACATCAACATTTAGTGTTGCTAATGATTTTACATTTGGTATTGATGAACCTGTATCGTTATTAGCATCAACTGATAAATCTGAATATTATCCTGGTGATACCGTAATTATTTCTGGAAAACCAAACAAATTGATTTATCTTGAAGCCTATGATGTAAGTATCATTAAAAAGTCTGATACTGAAATTACTTGTGGTTCTTTTATTTGTGGAACTCATGTTGGACAAGTAAAATCCATTCGTCCTAGCCCATCTGGTTCTTTTACTCATGAATTCCCAATCAAGAATACATTATCTTCAATTGGAACATATGAAGTAACTATTGATGCTGACTTTGAAACAAAACATATTAGATTTAACGTTGTAGAAGAACCTCTTGCTCCTAAATTAGAAACAGTGATTGAAAAAGAAAACAGAATTCCTGACAAAACAATTTCTGTATCTACTCCAGAAAAAACTGTAGATGATGCAACCTTTGCTCCTAGAGTTGTTTCTGGCTCCTTACTTACTCCAATTAAAGATGAAGCCTCTAATGTAAATCTCAAAGTATCTTCTGAGAGTGGTGTTTGTATAATTGGTCCTGATGCTGATTGTCTTGTTAGTGAATCCACTAGAAAACCTGGACAAATTTATGATGTCGTTGAAGTAGATGGAATGAGTCTAAATGTAAGGTATAGTGGCCCTGATGTACGCCTAGAAAAATTCAGCATACTACCTGAATCTTCTGAATCATTCTTGCCTGATTCTGATTGGAATGTAGAAATACTCAAAGATGAACAAGTATCCAGGTTCTATTACAAAGTAACTTACAAAACAATAGAGTAA
- a CDS encoding DUF367 family protein, translated as MKLQVLMFYQDDPKKCTAAKMVKFGLAQSIKKIGTKGLVLDPFSKNTLMSKDKSLINSIVGIDCSWNLADQAFSKKFNGIKRKLPPLLAGNPVNYAKLNKLTTVEALAASLFILGQKEQGLELLEKFKWGHTFYELNQNLFDEYLKLENEEQIELILKDYGLL; from the coding sequence ATGAAACTCCAAGTTTTGATGTTTTATCAAGATGATCCAAAAAAATGCACAGCTGCAAAAATGGTAAAGTTTGGTCTTGCTCAAAGTATTAAAAAAATCGGAACTAAAGGATTAGTTTTAGATCCTTTCTCAAAAAATACTCTTATGTCTAAAGACAAATCACTAATCAACTCTATTGTTGGAATTGATTGCTCTTGGAATCTAGCTGATCAAGCATTTTCAAAAAAATTTAATGGAATAAAACGAAAACTTCCACCATTACTTGCAGGAAATCCTGTAAATTATGCAAAATTAAACAAATTAACCACTGTTGAAGCATTGGCTGCATCATTATTCATCTTGGGACAAAAAGAACAAGGTTTAGAACTACTTGAAAAATTCAAGTGGGGACATACTTTCTATGAATTAAATCAAAATTTATTTGATGAATATTTGAAATTAGAAAACGAAGAACAAATTGAATTAATTCTTAAAGATTATGGTTTACTCTGA